A part of Heliangelus exortis chromosome 3, bHelExo1.hap1, whole genome shotgun sequence genomic DNA contains:
- the YIPF3 gene encoding protein YIPF3 — protein MSAPGAGAAGGGRSGTAADWGGFEENMQGGGSAVIDMENMDDTSGSSFEDMGEMHQRMKEEEEEEAEGEAGAAEEEDGEFLGMKGLRGQLGRQVADQMWQVGKRQASRAFSLYANIDILRPYFDVEPVQVRARLLESMIPVKMINFPQKIAGELYGPLMLVFTLVAILLHGMKTSDTIIREGTLMGTAIGTCFGYWLGVSSFIYFLAYLCNAQITMVQMLSLLGYGLFGHCITLFVTYNIHFHSLFYIFWLVVGGLSTLRMVAVLVSRTVGHTQRLILCGTLAALHMLFLLYLHFAYHKVVEGILDTLEGPNMPPFQRVARDIPVVSNAVLNTTTKTVALTL, from the exons ATGTCCGCGCCGGGAGCAGGGGCAGCGGGCGGCGGCAGGAGCGGCACCGCCGCCGACTGGGGCGGGTTCGAGGAAAACATGCAG GGTGGCGGCTCCGCCGTCATCGATATGGAGAACATGGACGACACGTCGGGCTCCAGCTTCGAGGACATGGGGGAGATGCACCAGCGcatgaaggaggaggaagaggaggaggcggagggcGAGGCGGGGGCCGCCGAGGAGGAGGACGGGGAGTTCCTGGGCATGAAGGGGCTGCGGGGGCAGCTGGGCCGGCAGGTGGCTGACCAG ATGTGGCAGGTGGGGAAGAGGCAAGCCTCCAGGGCCTTCAGCCTCTATGCCAACATCGACATTCTCCGACCCTACTTCGACGTGGAGCCCGTTCAAGTGCGCGCCAG ACTGCTGGAGTCCATGATTCCTGTGAAGATGATTAATTTCCCACAG AAGATTGCAGGTGAGCTTTATGGACCTCTCATGTTGGTTTTCACACTGGTGGCCATCCTTTTGCATGGGATGAAGACCTCGGACACCATCATT AGGGAAGGCACACTGATGGGCACAGCCATTGGCACCTGCTTTGGTTACTGGTTGGGCGTCTCCTCTTTCATCTATTTCCTGGCATATCTGTGCAATGCCCAAATCACGATGGTGCAGATGCTTTCACTGTTG gGTTACGGCCTTTTCGGACACTGCATCACTCTCTTTGTCACCTATAATATCCACTTCCACTCCCTCTTCTATATCTTCTGGCTGGTTGTTGGTGGACTCTCTACACTACGAATG GTTGCTGTGTTGGTGTCACGCACCGTGGGACATACCCAGAGGCTCATCCTGTGTGGGACCCTTGCTGCTCTGCATATGCTTTTCCTCCTCTATCTGCACTTTGCTTATCACAAGGTGGTAGAAG GTATTCTGGACACATTGGAAGGACCCAACATGCCACCCTTTCAGAGAGTTGCCAGAGACATTCCAGTTGTTTCCAATGCTGTACTGAACACAACAACTAAAACGGTTGCATTGACCCTGTAG
- the POLR1C gene encoding DNA-directed RNA polymerases I and III subunit RPAC1 isoform X2, whose protein sequence is MAAKGGTDEMRDRVVLGEFGVRNVHTTDFPGNYPGYRDAWDQRRFEQEFRVDIIREEEGALEFDMVGIDAAIANAFRRILLAEVPTMAVEKVFVYNNTSIVQDEILAHRLGLIPIRADPRLFEYRNQGDEEGTEIDTLQFQLKIKCSRNPHAAKESSDPNELYFNHKVYSKHMTWVPLGNQTDLFPDADFRPVHDDILIALLRPGQEIDVLMHCVKGIGKKVARVANARLDTFSREVFRHEGLKNLVRLARVRNHYIFSVESTGILPPDVLVSEAIKILMGKCQRFLNELDSVPME, encoded by the exons ATGGCGGCCAAGGGGGGCACCGACGAGATGCGGGACCGCGTGGTGCTGGGCGAGTTCGGCGTCCGCAAC GTCCACACTACCGACTTCCCCGGCAACTACCCCGGATACCGGGACGCCTGGGACCAGCGGCGCTTCGAGCAG GAGTTCCGCGTGGACATCATCCGCGAGGAGGAGGGAGCGCTGGAGTTCGACATGGTGGGCATCGACGCCGCCATCGCCAACGCCTTCCGCCGCATCCTGCTCGCCGAG GTGCCAACGATGGCTGTGGAGAAAGTCTTTGTTTACAACAACACATCCATTGTGCAGGATGAAATTCTGGCTCATCGCTTGGGCCTCATCCCTATCCGAGCTGACCCTCGACTCTTTGAATACAGAAATCAAG gagATGAAGAAGGCACAGAAATTGATACTCTACAGttccagctgaaaataaagTGCAGCCGAAACCCTCACGCAGCCAAGGAATCGTCTGATCCTAATGAGCTATATTTCAATCACAAAG TGTACAGTAAGCATATGACGTGGGTGCCCTTGGGGAATCAGACAGACCTCTTTCCAGATGCTGACTTCCGACCTGTTCACGATGACATCCTCATTGCATTGTTGCGACCTGGCCAGGAAATAGATGTGCTTATGCATTGTGTCAAGGGTATAG GAAAAAAGGTTGCAAGAGTAGCCAATGCACGGCTGGACACATTCAGCAGGGAAGTTTTCCGTCATGAGGGTCTGAAAAACCTTGTGCGCCTGGCACGAGTGAGAAACCATTACATCT TTTCAGTGGAGTCTACAGGTATCTTGCCTCCAGATGTGCTGGTGAGTGAAGCCATCAAGATCCTGATGGGAAAGTGTCAGCGCTTCCTGAATGAGCTGGACTCTGTGCCTATGGAGTGA
- the POLR1C gene encoding DNA-directed RNA polymerases I and III subunit RPAC1 isoform X1, with protein sequence MAAKGGTDEMRDRVVLGEFGVRNVHTTDFPGNYPGYRDAWDQRRFEQEFRVDIIREEEGALEFDMVGIDAAIANAFRRILLAEVPTMAVEKVFVYNNTSIVQDEILAHRLGLIPIRADPRLFEYRNQGDEEGTEIDTLQFQLKIKCSRNPHAAKESSDPNELYFNHKVYSKHMTWVPLGNQTDLFPDADFRPVHDDILIALLRPGQEIDVLMHCVKGIGKDHAKFSPVATASYRLLPDITLLQPVEDEAAEKLQKCFSPGVIEIQNIKGKKVARVANARLDTFSREVFRHEGLKNLVRLARVRNHYIFSVESTGILPPDVLVSEAIKILMGKCQRFLNELDSVPME encoded by the exons ATGGCGGCCAAGGGGGGCACCGACGAGATGCGGGACCGCGTGGTGCTGGGCGAGTTCGGCGTCCGCAAC GTCCACACTACCGACTTCCCCGGCAACTACCCCGGATACCGGGACGCCTGGGACCAGCGGCGCTTCGAGCAG GAGTTCCGCGTGGACATCATCCGCGAGGAGGAGGGAGCGCTGGAGTTCGACATGGTGGGCATCGACGCCGCCATCGCCAACGCCTTCCGCCGCATCCTGCTCGCCGAG GTGCCAACGATGGCTGTGGAGAAAGTCTTTGTTTACAACAACACATCCATTGTGCAGGATGAAATTCTGGCTCATCGCTTGGGCCTCATCCCTATCCGAGCTGACCCTCGACTCTTTGAATACAGAAATCAAG gagATGAAGAAGGCACAGAAATTGATACTCTACAGttccagctgaaaataaagTGCAGCCGAAACCCTCACGCAGCCAAGGAATCGTCTGATCCTAATGAGCTATATTTCAATCACAAAG TGTACAGTAAGCATATGACGTGGGTGCCCTTGGGGAATCAGACAGACCTCTTTCCAGATGCTGACTTCCGACCTGTTCACGATGACATCCTCATTGCATTGTTGCGACCTGGCCAGGAAATAGATGTGCTTATGCATTGTGTCAAGGGTATAG GTAAAGATCATGCCAAGTTTTCACCTGTGGCTACAGCAAGTTATCGACTGCTTCCTGACATTACTCTCCTGCAGCCTGTTGAGGATGAGGCAGCTGAGAAGTTGCAAAAGTGCTTTTCCCCTGGAGTCATTGAGATCCAGAACATCAAGG GAAAAAAGGTTGCAAGAGTAGCCAATGCACGGCTGGACACATTCAGCAGGGAAGTTTTCCGTCATGAGGGTCTGAAAAACCTTGTGCGCCTGGCACGAGTGAGAAACCATTACATCT TTTCAGTGGAGTCTACAGGTATCTTGCCTCCAGATGTGCTGGTGAGTGAAGCCATCAAGATCCTGATGGGAAAGTGTCAGCGCTTCCTGAATGAGCTGGACTCTGTGCCTATGGAGTGA